One Prolixibacteraceae bacterium DNA segment encodes these proteins:
- a CDS encoding prolyl oligopeptidase family serine peptidase produces the protein MNVVIYQESGEKSVCESELIEDRSLDQNGILRGRIEEAKFYIYHPNNPTTDVIFIFPGGGYSKLSMIKEGMDIAVDLCNRGAMSVVVQYPIYYGDYQRMLSQFYALQSKLFYDPLYRGIEQKNLHIIGFSAGGHFASMVAHHVGRAYGFGSLCYSTLGICYSVVSLSDTCRDVGCTKALLGESFDAEQARNISVEYLVGPKTPRSFVMYTEDDRRILPENSKRYITSLKENDIDHMVKVFEVGGHGFGLGYSDSLKWVDGYWQWINIL, from the coding sequence ATGAATGTTGTCATATATCAAGAGTCAGGAGAAAAGAGTGTTTGTGAGTCAGAGTTAATAGAAGATAGATCTCTTGATCAGAATGGAATCCTTCGAGGTCGTATCGAAGAAGCTAAGTTCTATATATATCACCCCAATAATCCAACAACCGATGTAATATTTATATTTCCTGGGGGTGGTTATTCTAAACTCTCAATGATAAAAGAGGGAATGGATATTGCAGTAGATCTTTGTAATCGTGGTGCGATGTCCGTGGTTGTGCAATACCCCATATATTATGGAGACTATCAAAGAATGCTTAGTCAATTTTATGCCCTTCAGTCTAAGCTATTTTATGATCCTCTGTATCGTGGAATAGAACAAAAGAATCTCCATATAATAGGTTTCTCCGCAGGAGGTCATTTTGCATCTATGGTGGCTCATCATGTCGGAAGGGCATATGGTTTTGGAAGTCTTTGTTATTCTACTTTGGGTATCTGTTACTCCGTAGTTTCTCTTTCTGACACATGTCGGGATGTAGGATGTACAAAAGCCTTACTCGGTGAGAGTTTTGATGCTGAGCAAGCTAGAAATATTTCAGTTGAATATCTTGTGGGTCCGAAAACACCTCGCTCTTTTGTGATGTATACTGAGGATGATAGACGTATTTTGCCAGAAAACTCGAAACGATATATTACCTCCTTAAAAGAGAATGATATAGACCATATGGTGAAAGTTTTTGAAGTTGGAGGGCATGGATTTGGTTTAGGATACTCTGATTCTCTGAAATGGGTTGATGGATATTGGCAATGGATAAATATTTTGTAG
- a CDS encoding SDR family oxidoreductase, whose translation MHILITGATGYIGKRLIPILLKQGHHLICTYRRKEKILEEHNTKSIEWIHYDFLVDTPNKIEGIQCDIAYFLIHAMSSRNKDFGALELQMAHKFIDLASKLSVQKIIYLSGIVNNEQELSPHFKSRYAVEKCLNQGPIPTITLRAGIIVGSGSASFEIIRDLVEKLPVMVTPRWLYTKCQPIAIRDVLYYLTKIIDVSFEKSTYFDIGGPEIFTYKQMLLQYAEARNLNRYILTLPVMTPRLSSYWLYFVTSTSYNLAVNLVKSMKIDVICKKRDIENIVPLKRLSYKEAIERALFHFEEDVVISKWSDSHLQYNIDKTIQAVKKDEVYGGFIQHFVKEIPEKDIEYILHRIWSIGGENGWYYGTRLWKLRAFFDKLVGGVGYRKRNNKTKIQEGEALDFWRVVEASRSLRRLTLLAEMKLPGEAILRLGITKSENRYFFEQNAIFYPHGLLGRMYWWILYPIHIIIFKGMAKKLCKNKKVYE comes from the coding sequence ATGCATATACTAATCACAGGAGCCACTGGATATATAGGAAAAAGATTAATCCCAATTCTACTTAAACAGGGGCATCACCTCATATGTACCTATAGACGTAAGGAAAAAATACTCGAGGAACATAATACAAAATCCATAGAATGGATACATTATGATTTTCTAGTAGATACCCCGAATAAAATAGAAGGTATTCAATGTGATATAGCTTACTTTTTGATTCATGCCATGTCTAGTAGGAACAAGGACTTTGGAGCCTTAGAGTTACAAATGGCACACAAATTTATTGATCTTGCATCTAAACTTTCAGTACAAAAAATTATATATCTAAGTGGTATCGTAAATAATGAGCAAGAGTTGTCTCCTCACTTTAAGTCCAGATATGCTGTTGAGAAATGTCTTAATCAAGGACCAATTCCAACAATCACACTACGAGCAGGTATTATTGTTGGATCAGGGAGTGCCTCATTTGAAATTATACGAGATCTAGTAGAAAAACTTCCTGTCATGGTAACACCAAGATGGTTGTATACAAAATGTCAACCTATTGCAATAAGAGACGTTCTGTATTATTTAACGAAGATAATAGATGTGTCCTTCGAAAAGTCGACATACTTCGATATTGGTGGACCAGAAATATTTACCTACAAACAAATGCTGCTACAATACGCAGAGGCAAGGAATTTAAACCGATATATCCTTACCTTACCTGTCATGACACCACGACTTTCGTCCTATTGGCTCTATTTTGTCACTTCAACGAGTTATAATCTAGCAGTGAATCTTGTTAAAAGCATGAAGATCGATGTAATCTGTAAAAAAAGAGATATCGAGAATATCGTTCCATTAAAACGTTTAAGTTACAAAGAGGCAATCGAAAGGGCATTATTCCATTTTGAAGAAGATGTTGTAATCTCTAAATGGAGTGATTCACATCTTCAATATAATATTGATAAAACGATACAAGCAGTTAAGAAAGATGAAGTATATGGAGGTTTTATACAACACTTTGTCAAAGAGATACCGGAAAAAGACATCGAATATATTCTGCATAGAATATGGTCTATTGGAGGAGAAAATGGATGGTATTATGGAACTCGATTATGGAAATTACGTGCTTTCTTTGATAAGTTAGTTGGGGGAGTGGGCTATAGAAAAAGAAATAATAAAACGAAGATCCAAGAGGGGGAAGCATTAGACTTTTGGAGGGTTGTAGAAGCTAGTAGATCTTTGAGACGATTAACACTTCTGGCAGAGATGAAACTTCCTGGAGAAGCCATTCTTAGACTTGGAATAACAAAAAGTGAGAACAGGTATTTTTTCGAACAAAATGCAATTTTCTATCCACATGGATTACTAGGAAGAATGTATTGGTGGATACTATACCCTATTCACATAATAATATTTAAAGGGATGGCAAAGAAACTCTGTAAAAACAAAAAAGTATATGAGTAG
- a CDS encoding UpxY family transcription antiterminator — protein MKKWYAVYVRSRSEKKVGEALTSMGIENYIPLRKEWRQWSDRKKIVEVPVLCGYIFVKADLKERLEVLKCNNIVAFVRHNGKDAEIRSRDIDALKCFLEQTGVSVEQTSERIMLGSTVEVLEGPFVGYIGEMVRHNGKHKVIVRLEALQSNILVEVELEHIIEAQSV, from the coding sequence ATGAAAAAGTGGTATGCTGTCTATGTTAGGTCTCGTTCTGAGAAGAAAGTAGGGGAAGCATTGACTTCAATGGGTATAGAAAACTATATCCCATTGAGAAAAGAGTGGAGACAGTGGAGTGATCGAAAGAAAATTGTTGAAGTCCCTGTTCTTTGTGGATATATTTTCGTGAAAGCTGATTTAAAAGAACGTCTTGAAGTATTAAAATGCAACAATATCGTTGCATTTGTTCGACATAACGGGAAAGATGCTGAAATTAGATCACGTGATATTGATGCATTAAAATGTTTTTTAGAACAGACTGGTGTGTCGGTAGAGCAGACTAGCGAACGAATAATGCTAGGGAGTACTGTGGAAGTGTTAGAAGGTCCTTTTGTTGGATATATTGGTGAAATGGTACGACATAATGGCAAACACAAGGTGATTGTCAGGTTAGAGGCACTCCAAAGTAATATTCTCGTAGAAGTTGAGTTAGAGCATATTATCGAGGCTCAGTCCGTTTGA
- a CDS encoding LacI family transcriptional regulator, which produces MARHKGHITIHDIAQSLQVSASTVSRALKNDKRISEATRKKVKQFAAENGYRLNVVASNLRKQRTETIGVIVPRIDRHFLATIISSIELHAHNHGYSVVITQSRESSDDEEKAVLTMFNQRVDGLLISTSLETKGEHNFDLFIKNNIPLVFFDRVPDDINLNRVVTNDRASSYKVTSRLLQNGHKKIYFVNGPTSILVFRNRLKGFKEALNDRGLEWNEQMYTECDLTLYSGRKIAEDILNRGDMPDAVYCSNDTTALCFLQVAQERGMSVPEDFSLHGFSDEPFSAVLTPKLSTVKQPGEEMGQIAVERLLELIDKKDLPPKTFVIPSVIKSRESDL; this is translated from the coding sequence ATGGCTAGACATAAAGGACATATTACTATACACGATATAGCCCAATCGCTTCAAGTGAGTGCATCCACCGTTTCGAGAGCATTGAAAAATGATAAACGAATAAGTGAGGCTACTCGTAAGAAAGTGAAACAATTTGCTGCAGAGAATGGATATCGACTAAATGTGGTCGCATCTAACTTAAGAAAACAGCGTACCGAGACAATAGGGGTTATTGTACCTCGTATCGATAGACATTTTCTAGCTACAATCATATCATCTATTGAGCTTCATGCACATAACCATGGTTATTCTGTCGTGATCACGCAAAGTAGAGAATCTTCTGATGATGAGGAGAAGGCTGTCCTTACCATGTTTAATCAAAGAGTGGATGGTTTGCTTATTTCGACCTCTTTGGAGACAAAAGGAGAACATAATTTTGATCTTTTTATAAAGAACAATATTCCATTGGTTTTCTTTGATCGTGTCCCCGATGATATCAATTTGAATAGGGTGGTGACAAACGATCGTGCTTCCTCATATAAAGTTACAAGTAGACTACTTCAGAATGGACATAAAAAAATATATTTTGTAAATGGTCCAACTTCTATATTGGTATTTAGAAATCGACTTAAAGGTTTTAAAGAGGCTTTAAATGATCGTGGATTAGAGTGGAATGAACAGATGTATACCGAGTGTGATTTAACCCTGTATTCGGGAAGAAAAATAGCCGAAGATATCCTTAATCGTGGAGATATGCCAGATGCAGTTTACTGTTCTAATGATACAACAGCACTCTGCTTTCTACAAGTGGCACAAGAGAGAGGAATGTCGGTACCTGAAGATTTTTCTCTTCATGGTTTTAGTGACGAACCATTTAGTGCAGTATTGACTCCTAAACTTTCTACGGTTAAACAACCAGGAGAGGAGATGGGGCAAATTGCAGTTGAGCGCCTGCTAGAATTAATAGATAAAAAAGATTTACCTCCTAAGACTTTTGTCATTCCTTCTGTAATTAAAAGCAGGGAGTCTGATTTATAG
- a CDS encoding outer membrane beta-barrel protein produces MIKKFLFFLALGITSFSTYAQSSDWNFGLSMGSSIPIGNYNSSDISQDKSGYAETGFFLDVSAFYEVNSSFSWVGKLRFNSNPIDNRSVYERAVAQSYPPMGLDLEDSETTFNMNDWLSGALLGGAQYRWNIYDTYFDVYAMIGLQIWFLPDYEMSNPNVPGKPGMTYVESSEKDQTVGFASLLGVAYNVPLKNNVMLRINCDWSGSNVQSSYSQNYVPNEITPASPVVQVGEQEYSAFNSSVNVGIGLVYLF; encoded by the coding sequence ATGATAAAGAAATTTCTATTTTTTCTAGCCTTAGGGATTACTTCTTTTTCAACGTATGCTCAATCGAGTGATTGGAATTTTGGTTTGTCCATGGGAAGTTCTATACCTATAGGTAACTATAATTCTTCTGATATTAGCCAAGATAAATCAGGGTATGCTGAGACTGGATTTTTTTTAGATGTCTCTGCCTTCTATGAAGTTAATAGCTCGTTCAGTTGGGTTGGGAAACTTCGTTTTAATAGCAATCCTATTGATAATAGATCTGTTTACGAAAGAGCTGTTGCACAGTCTTATCCTCCAATGGGATTGGATTTAGAAGATTCTGAAACTACTTTCAATATGAATGATTGGTTGTCGGGAGCACTACTTGGTGGTGCACAGTATCGTTGGAATATTTATGACACCTATTTTGATGTCTATGCAATGATCGGGTTACAAATATGGTTTCTTCCAGACTATGAGATGTCGAATCCTAACGTTCCAGGAAAGCCTGGTATGACCTATGTTGAAAGTTCAGAGAAAGATCAAACAGTAGGCTTTGCATCGCTTCTTGGTGTTGCTTATAACGTTCCGCTGAAGAATAATGTGATGCTTCGTATAAATTGTGATTGGTCTGGATCGAATGTTCAATCTTCCTATTCGCAGAATTATGTTCCTAATGAAATTACGCCAGCAAGTCCTGTTGTTCAGGTAGGAGAGCAGGAATATAGTGCTTTTAATTCTTCTGTAAATGTTGGTATTGGACTAGTATATTTGTTTTAG
- a CDS encoding T9SS type A sorting domain-containing protein, which produces MKCRVRLLKMFLSLFVICSPFSGTICYAQYTPPLPPSKPSGTPVFNKNSPPNFQKIEYSKEITHKELFELYCSVDDVDGKVTEVEAVFTYDNRKMKMTFNSSLGQWELSRSFNAPGKYEFFLVAKDDGAGMSTSSQYFVTVVAAMPSDKQTVAHSVTSNSLIVDYMPEDRNTDFFHLTVYEKDEEHHVFFDQRLKISLHQNLHVEVEGLNPKTIYHVDIVFENDFKKTSYSHLKQITTSRATPEFRVELIAPQQEYDEFRVWGEVLQVEVEGSNLERDISVKLDNHMRCSLDNISWSDIGEMVTVVKQDAGVQTTLYFQCKHEICGFFKHKIEFKYDEAFDPTIIQFEREVVAPFSKTEFEVDKIKKTNRGTYQVHWTNRGTDFSDYDGVYLIVSTKDDVSFDPSVLNKNGIYYAVDLSSSTRDYEILPPFHSRKMFVSILPYKRIEEEVVSIRRGYKMSNKIYEGYLCSIPEISLSVFPAKQSGGMKGLWLECFNTHSYSLDRDKIKVLLFDESGNLYRECSNIDFTPRDENEHTLLRDLHSVDYGLSSCLVAVYYENYLVDYLRFGEAQWKNNAVMGDLKPMEWDDAVQKFTVSNSDPYFIFEKKILDGSFVKRCRLGHLGTAGLCFENSENSYLVWNGTDPNHFNSVKNWGHDIKEYHNLEISSQFKSVTLDEKLHCNSLTLHKETKLYGLDKIDPSCFFSRELVIESNQWYYFTPSLSCQDIGSFEPNFGEVYIKRFSDGEWVDVDPKCSLKENEGYIIFSNQDDLHISSSSTLNKMDFRLQYDMVPSLQKTKWQLIGNPCAYHTQIPSDLNDFTTGYVYRFDASKPGYNIYSSHGSVLVDDNKSEDIGPNEAFFVEQVGAGSIHWSSDISLKHNTPRKKRSTIPENMLELRISSVDGTASDNVLFVFQKGCNQRYALKEDATKLIYHKKGVPQVYSMVGAKQLVIDKRPLESQEIELNIMPKSLSQVKLDIKCRGDLINHAKICIEDLGNGEVRDLANNTSYSIPVQQTGNSMNFKLYVDFEKPDVEQSFRVKITESGTIIESLSATTKQIKIFNVLGIEVASFFLSGEVEKHITLKQGVYMLKVVEKGEYSTTKIIVY; this is translated from the coding sequence ATGAAATGCAGAGTTCGATTATTAAAGATGTTTTTATCTCTTTTTGTGATATGTAGTCCGTTTTCAGGAACTATCTGTTATGCACAGTATACTCCCCCTTTACCTCCATCGAAGCCTAGTGGGACTCCTGTCTTTAATAAGAACTCTCCTCCTAATTTTCAAAAAATTGAGTACTCCAAAGAAATTACACATAAAGAGCTGTTCGAATTGTACTGTTCTGTTGATGATGTGGATGGCAAAGTTACCGAAGTCGAAGCTGTATTCACTTACGATAACCGTAAAATGAAAATGACTTTTAATTCTAGTCTTGGGCAATGGGAGTTATCTCGTTCTTTTAATGCTCCAGGAAAATATGAGTTTTTTCTTGTCGCAAAAGATGATGGTGCTGGTATGTCTACCTCTAGTCAATATTTTGTGACCGTTGTTGCAGCGATGCCATCAGATAAACAGACGGTTGCACATAGTGTTACTTCTAACTCTTTGATTGTTGATTATATGCCAGAAGATAGGAATACAGATTTCTTTCATTTGACTGTATATGAAAAAGATGAGGAGCATCATGTCTTTTTTGATCAGCGTTTGAAAATCAGCTTACATCAGAACTTACATGTAGAGGTCGAGGGATTAAATCCAAAGACGATCTATCATGTTGATATTGTCTTTGAAAATGATTTTAAAAAGACATCTTATTCTCACCTTAAACAAATTACGACCTCAAGGGCTACACCCGAATTTCGGGTTGAGTTGATTGCTCCTCAGCAGGAGTATGATGAGTTTAGAGTTTGGGGAGAAGTCTTACAGGTAGAGGTGGAAGGGTCAAATTTAGAAAGGGATATAAGTGTAAAATTGGATAACCATATGAGATGTTCTTTAGATAATATTTCGTGGTCTGATATAGGCGAAATGGTTACGGTAGTAAAACAGGATGCTGGGGTCCAGACTACATTATATTTCCAATGTAAGCATGAAATCTGTGGTTTTTTTAAACATAAGATTGAATTCAAATATGATGAAGCGTTTGATCCAACGATTATTCAATTTGAAAGAGAAGTCGTTGCTCCTTTTTCTAAAACGGAATTTGAGGTAGATAAGATAAAGAAAACCAATAGAGGGACGTACCAGGTACATTGGACTAATAGGGGAACGGATTTTAGTGATTACGATGGGGTTTATTTGATCGTTAGTACAAAGGATGATGTCTCTTTTGATCCATCTGTTTTAAATAAGAATGGAATCTATTATGCTGTCGATCTATCTTCGTCTACTAGAGATTATGAGATTCTACCACCTTTTCATAGTAGAAAGATGTTTGTATCTATTCTCCCATATAAAAGAATTGAAGAAGAGGTCGTTTCTATAAGAAGAGGTTACAAAATGTCTAATAAGATCTATGAAGGATACCTTTGTTCTATTCCTGAAATATCTCTTTCTGTTTTTCCTGCAAAACAATCAGGGGGTATGAAAGGTTTATGGCTTGAGTGTTTTAATACCCACTCATACTCTCTTGATAGAGATAAAATAAAGGTTCTTCTCTTTGATGAAAGTGGCAATCTGTATAGAGAATGTTCCAATATTGATTTTACTCCCAGAGATGAAAATGAACACACTCTATTAAGAGATTTACATTCTGTCGATTATGGTTTGTCAAGTTGCTTGGTTGCGGTATATTATGAGAATTATCTTGTGGACTATTTAAGATTCGGGGAAGCCCAGTGGAAGAATAATGCAGTTATGGGTGATTTAAAACCGATGGAATGGGATGATGCAGTCCAAAAATTTACCGTAAGTAATAGTGATCCATATTTTATATTCGAGAAGAAAATATTGGATGGTTCATTCGTGAAGCGTTGTCGTTTAGGGCACCTTGGAACTGCGGGTCTTTGTTTTGAGAACAGTGAAAATTCATATTTAGTTTGGAATGGAACCGATCCGAATCATTTTAATAGTGTTAAAAACTGGGGGCACGATATTAAAGAGTATCACAATCTTGAGATCTCTAGCCAATTTAAATCTGTTACTTTAGATGAGAAGTTACACTGTAATTCATTGACTTTGCATAAAGAGACGAAGCTTTATGGGTTGGATAAAATTGATCCATCGTGCTTTTTTTCTCGCGAACTTGTCATAGAATCAAACCAGTGGTACTACTTCACCCCCTCATTGAGTTGTCAAGATATTGGTTCTTTTGAACCAAATTTTGGAGAAGTCTATATTAAGAGGTTTAGTGATGGGGAGTGGGTAGATGTTGATCCCAAGTGCTCTTTAAAAGAGAATGAAGGGTATATCATTTTTTCGAACCAAGATGACCTCCATATATCGAGTTCAAGTACTCTAAATAAGATGGATTTTAGACTACAATATGATATGGTACCCTCTTTACAAAAGACAAAATGGCAATTGATTGGTAATCCTTGTGCTTACCACACACAAATACCTTCTGATCTTAATGATTTTACCACGGGGTATGTGTATCGATTTGATGCATCTAAACCAGGATATAATATCTATTCTAGTCATGGGAGCGTTTTAGTGGATGACAACAAAAGTGAGGATATTGGTCCTAACGAAGCTTTTTTTGTAGAACAAGTTGGTGCAGGGTCAATTCATTGGTCTTCAGATATATCACTGAAACATAATACTCCTCGTAAAAAGAGAAGTACAATACCAGAGAATATGTTAGAGCTACGTATCTCTTCTGTAGATGGAACTGCTTCTGACAATGTATTATTTGTTTTTCAAAAGGGATGTAATCAAAGATATGCACTAAAGGAAGATGCAACGAAGTTAATATATCATAAAAAAGGGGTTCCTCAGGTTTACTCTATGGTTGGAGCAAAACAGTTAGTTATAGATAAACGCCCTTTAGAATCACAAGAGATAGAATTGAATATTATGCCGAAGTCTTTATCTCAAGTAAAACTAGATATAAAGTGTAGAGGAGATTTAATTAACCATGCCAAAATCTGTATTGAAGATTTAGGCAATGGAGAGGTCCGAGATCTTGCTAATAACACATCTTATTCTATACCAGTTCAACAAACTGGGAATAGTATGAATTTTAAACTGTATGTTGATTTTGAAAAACCCGATGTCGAACAGAGTTTTCGAGTGAAAATAACAGAAAGTGGTACGATCATTGAATCTTTATCCGCGACAACAAAACAAATTAAGATTTTTAATGTCTTAGGGATAGAGGTTGCATCGTTTTTTCTCTCGGGAGAGGTGGAAAAGCATATAACTCTTAAACAAGGAGTATACATGTTAAAAGTCGTTGAGAAAGGAGAATACTCAACAACAAAAATAATTGTATATTAG
- a CDS encoding MFS transporter: MSINFQKSPMYRYLIVLSFTVAIGFQAWRTLFNNFAVDQVHLNSIQVGAIQSIREIPGFLSLLVVYLLLIIKEHRLASLSVLLMGVGVVFTGIFDSFIGVIATTLLMSTGFHYYETTNQSLTLQYFPPNEAALVIGKTKSYAALANIIAGAMIWIFSTIPFMTFEYNYMVFGGFVILVSIWAFTFDPTQKLKHKQHKKIIFKRKYWLFYVLNFLSGSRRQIFVVFSVFMLVQMYHFSIKWVTLLFIINNIIGYFANPAIARLINKYGEKRMLQIEYIALILIFSGYAIFENGYIIAALYVLDHLFFPFSMGIKTWFQKIADPKDIGSSMAVGFTINHISAVIIPFIGGILFSISWRIPFAFGILIAITSLYFTKYIKEDSLKLK, from the coding sequence ATGTCAATTAACTTCCAAAAATCTCCTATGTACCGATATCTTATTGTACTGTCTTTTACAGTAGCAATAGGATTTCAAGCATGGCGTACGCTCTTTAACAATTTTGCGGTCGATCAAGTTCATTTAAATAGTATCCAAGTTGGAGCAATCCAATCAATAAGAGAAATTCCTGGCTTTCTATCCCTTCTGGTAGTATATCTTCTTTTAATAATCAAAGAACACCGATTGGCATCCCTTTCTGTCTTATTAATGGGGGTAGGAGTTGTATTTACAGGAATCTTCGACTCGTTTATTGGAGTGATTGCCACTACCCTATTGATGTCTACAGGATTTCACTATTACGAAACAACCAATCAGTCTCTTACCCTTCAATATTTTCCTCCTAATGAAGCGGCATTGGTAATTGGGAAGACCAAAAGTTATGCTGCACTAGCCAACATTATTGCAGGAGCGATGATATGGATATTTTCCACAATCCCATTCATGACTTTCGAATACAACTATATGGTATTTGGTGGTTTTGTCATCCTCGTTTCGATCTGGGCTTTTACATTTGACCCAACCCAAAAACTAAAACACAAACAACACAAGAAGATCATCTTTAAAAGAAAATATTGGTTATTCTATGTTCTGAATTTCTTAAGTGGTTCAAGACGTCAGATATTTGTCGTTTTTTCTGTGTTTATGCTTGTTCAGATGTACCACTTCTCAATTAAGTGGGTTACACTACTTTTCATTATAAACAATATCATTGGATACTTTGCGAATCCGGCCATTGCTCGTTTAATCAATAAATATGGAGAGAAGCGAATGCTTCAGATTGAATATATTGCATTGATCTTAATCTTCTCTGGATATGCCATCTTTGAAAACGGATATATTATTGCAGCACTATATGTACTCGATCACCTTTTCTTTCCGTTCTCTATGGGTATTAAAACATGGTTCCAAAAAATAGCCGATCCCAAAGATATTGGTTCTTCTATGGCAGTAGGCTTTACAATCAACCATATCTCGGCCGTTATAATCCCATTTATTGGCGGAATCTTATTTAGTATCAGTTGGCGTATCCCATTTGCTTTTGGAATATTAATCGCAATTACTTCACTCTATTTTACGAAGTATATTAAAGAGGATTCTCTCAAACTAAAGTAA